CAGCTCCTGGAAGGAGATATTGAGGGCGGCTCTGTGACAGTCGGCATAGGAGGCAGGTTCCTCCGGAGGCCTCTGGAGCAGACGCAGCGCCGCCGGAGACCAGGGCCAGGGCAACGGGGGAGTGGAACGTCGGGCTCGCTCCCCCACACTGGGTGGCCTGGCCCGGGTGTGGGCCACCAGGAAGGGTGTGGCCTCGGGCCGGGCTGAGCAGGAACAGAGAGGGCAGCGGAGCAGCAGCACCAAGACTGGGTTGGTcagcagagggagggcagagggggcgAGCTGCAGCACCGCCCAGCGAGGGGGTGCTTGGCCCAATGACATGGGCACGGCCATGGGAACCCCCGATGACAGCGCCAGCAGGCTTAGCAGGGGCCCAGAGCTATTGGAAGCCACTTTGCTCCGCCTGTCCAGTCCCGTGTGGAACCACAGGTGGGCTGAAGTCACTTGGCGGCTGCGCATGTGCTGGGATGGCCGGAACACGTATGTGAAGAGGCCGTCCTCTGCCTCTGGGGTCAGCTCTCTAGCCACTGGCTGGTCCGTGCACCTGGCACctgaggagacagagggaaggaagagggcagCCCCGACCGGGAGAGCACGGGACCTCTCCTCTTCCCCAATGGCAGGGACAGGACTGCTGGCCACCAGCCAGCCACACTCTGAGTGCTCTGCCCACGCACAGAAGCTCTCCATTTGTTATTTCATCCCTAAAGGACTCTAAAAATACAAGATGTTGCCAACTTCTCTCCGAAATGGTTTTACCAATTAATATTCCCATCAGCCACGTATATAAGAGGCCCTGCCCGCCCTTCGCCTGCGCTTGGCATCGTTAGACCCAAATGTTTGTTCACCGGTCATGTGAAACAGAATCTTGAATGAAGGTACCTTGAATACAGGGGCATTTGTTTTATTCTCCCAgatagctttaaaaaattttttttaagattttatttttaagtgatctcgacacccaacgtggggctcaaactcacaaccccaagatcaagggtcacatgctctcctgactgagccagccaggcgccccaccccgTGTATCTTTTTATATTGTCAGAAATACTGCATGATACAGTCTTTAAAACAATTCCgcgtttaggggcacctggatggcatcctactctcggtttcagctcaggtcatgatctcaaggtggtggaatcgagccccccactgggctccacaccagcatggactctgcttgatatcctctgcccctccagctggtgctctctctttcttaaaaaaaaaaaaaagtattttttttaattccacttaaaaaaaataggttcacatctgaaagaaaaagcggcaggggtggggggttgggaggagaaAGCGTATCACCCAGGATAGAGGGCAGTGCTTTCTAAGAAAGGCAGTTGGCGGCCTTCCATGACAGGTACGCAGATGGGGAAGGACTAGAGATTGGGACAACACTGTCCCACgcattctctcatttaaaatCTCACGATTGATCTATTCTG
Above is a genomic segment from Mustela lutreola isolate mMusLut2 chromosome 3, mMusLut2.pri, whole genome shotgun sequence containing:
- the INHA gene encoding inhibin alpha chain yields the protein MSPHLPLLLLLLLSPKSGHGCHGPELDRALVLAKVRALFLDALGPPTLSGEGGDPGGRRLPRRHAQGGFLRRGSEPREEEDVSQAILFPATGARCTDQPVARELTPEAEDGLFTYVFRPSQHMRSRQVTSAHLWFHTGLDRRSKVASNSSGPLLSLLALSSGVPMAVPMSLGQAPPRWAVLQLAPSALPLLTNPVLVLLLRCPLCSCSARPEATPFLVAHTRARPPSVGERARRSTPPLPWPWSPAALRLLQRPPEEPASYADCHRAALNISFQELGWDRWIVYPPNFIFHYCHGGCGLSAPPDLSLPGPGVPPTPVQPPSLLPGAQPCCAALPGTMRPLRVRTTSDGGYSFKYETVPNLLTQHCACI